A single Candidatus Thalassolituus haligoni DNA region contains:
- a CDS encoding type I restriction endonuclease subunit R yields the protein MMDYKTIAESNNFIVLDKYNKDWKVAESYQSEDALERELIQDLQNQGYEYLPGLNNPQAMLANVREQLQTLNNVQFAEGEWRRFVETYLDKPSDTIVDKTRKIHDDYIHDFVFDDGRIKNIYLLDKNTITRNKVQVIKQFEQTGSHANRYDVTILVNGLPLVQIELKKRGVAIREAFNQVHRYSKESFNSEDSLYKYLQLFVISNGTDSRYFANTTQRNKNSFDFSMNWAKADNNLIKDLKDFTATFFQKHTLLNVLLHYSVFDVSDTLLVMRPYQIAATERILWKVKSSYEAKTWSKPESGGFIWHTTGSGKTLTSFKAARLATELEFIDKVFFVVDRKDLDFQTMKEYQRFSPDSVNGSDSTAKLKENLDKNDNKIIVTTIQKLNNLMKSEGDLPIYNKQVVFIFDECHRSQFGEAQKNLNKKFKRFYQFGFTGTPIFPLNALGAETTASVFGRELHSYVITDAIRDEKVLKFKVDYNDVRHKFKAIETEQDVKKLSAAENKEALLHPERIREISQYILNTYRQKTHRLQTNAKGFNAMFAVSSVDAAKLYYESLNSLQADPSNKNSEKPLKIATIFSFAANEEQDAVGDILDESFDLSGMDRAMNSSAKEFLNAAIGDYNAFFKTNFSVDSNGFQNYYRDLAKRVKTKEIDLLIVVGMFLTGFDAPTLNTLFVDKNLRYHGLMQAFSRTNRIYDATKTFGNIVTFRDLEKATVDAITLFGDKNTKNVVLEKSYKEYMDGFTDVVTGEARRGFMDVVSELEQRFPDPAAIEKESDKKDFAKLFGEYLRVENVLQNYDEFASLKALQNVDMSDPEAVEAFKAEHYLDDEKLAELQTIRLPADRKIQDYRSTYNDIRDWQRRQKSAEEKEKSTIDWDDVVFEVDLLKSLEINLDYILELIFEHNKKTKSKADLVDEVRRVIRASLGNRAKESLVVDFINQTDLDQIGEKASVIEAFFSFAQVEQQREAEELINTENLNHEAAKRYITTSLKREYASDAGTELNAILPKMSPLNPQYLTKKQNVFQKIAAFVEKFKGVGGRV from the coding sequence ATGATGGATTATAAAACCATCGCTGAATCGAACAACTTTATCGTTCTGGATAAATACAACAAAGATTGGAAAGTGGCCGAGAGCTACCAGAGCGAAGATGCCTTAGAGCGCGAGCTGATTCAGGATTTGCAAAATCAGGGCTATGAGTACCTGCCGGGTTTGAATAACCCGCAAGCCATGCTGGCCAATGTGCGCGAGCAGTTGCAAACGCTCAATAATGTGCAATTTGCCGAAGGTGAGTGGCGGCGTTTTGTGGAAACGTATCTGGATAAGCCTAGTGATACTATCGTGGATAAAACGCGAAAGATTCACGATGACTATATTCACGACTTTGTGTTTGACGATGGCCGCATCAAAAATATTTATCTGCTGGATAAAAACACCATCACCCGCAACAAGGTGCAGGTGATCAAGCAGTTTGAACAAACGGGCAGCCATGCCAACCGCTACGATGTGACTATTCTGGTGAACGGCTTACCGCTGGTACAAATCGAGCTGAAAAAGCGTGGCGTAGCGATTCGTGAAGCCTTTAACCAAGTACATCGTTACAGCAAAGAGAGCTTTAACAGCGAGGATTCGCTGTATAAGTACTTGCAGTTGTTTGTTATCTCTAACGGCACCGATAGCCGCTATTTTGCCAATACCACCCAGCGTAACAAAAACAGCTTCGACTTCAGCATGAACTGGGCGAAGGCCGATAACAACCTGATTAAAGACCTGAAAGACTTTACCGCGACTTTCTTTCAGAAGCACACCCTGCTCAATGTGTTGCTGCATTATTCGGTGTTTGATGTGAGTGACACATTACTGGTGATGCGCCCCTACCAGATTGCTGCCACCGAGCGTATTTTGTGGAAGGTGAAAAGCTCTTATGAGGCAAAAACCTGGAGCAAGCCAGAAAGCGGCGGGTTTATCTGGCATACCACCGGCTCGGGTAAAACCTTAACCAGCTTTAAAGCGGCTCGCTTGGCCACTGAGCTTGAGTTTATCGACAAAGTATTTTTTGTGGTGGATCGAAAAGATTTAGATTTTCAAACCATGAAAGAATACCAGCGCTTTTCGCCCGATAGCGTGAACGGCTCTGACAGTACCGCTAAGCTCAAAGAAAATCTGGATAAAAACGATAACAAAATCATCGTCACCACCATCCAAAAGCTTAACAACCTGATGAAGAGCGAAGGCGACCTGCCCATCTACAACAAGCAGGTGGTGTTTATTTTTGATGAATGCCACCGCAGCCAGTTTGGTGAAGCGCAGAAAAACCTGAACAAGAAGTTCAAACGCTTCTATCAGTTTGGCTTTACCGGCACGCCCATCTTCCCGCTCAACGCTTTAGGTGCAGAAACCACTGCCAGTGTATTTGGCCGTGAGTTGCATTCTTATGTAATTACCGACGCGATACGCGATGAGAAAGTGCTCAAGTTCAAGGTGGACTACAACGATGTGCGCCACAAATTTAAGGCCATTGAAACCGAGCAGGACGTGAAAAAACTATCGGCCGCTGAAAACAAAGAGGCGCTGTTACACCCAGAGCGTATTCGCGAAATTTCTCAGTACATTTTGAACACCTATCGTCAGAAGACCCATAGATTACAGACGAACGCGAAAGGCTTTAATGCCATGTTCGCCGTGAGCAGTGTGGATGCCGCTAAGCTCTATTATGAGTCGCTGAATAGTTTGCAGGCTGACCCTTCCAATAAAAATAGCGAAAAGCCGCTAAAAATCGCCACCATTTTCTCCTTTGCCGCCAATGAAGAGCAGGATGCGGTGGGTGACATTCTGGATGAAAGCTTTGATCTGTCTGGCATGGATAGGGCCATGAATAGCAGCGCCAAAGAGTTTTTAAACGCGGCGATAGGCGATTACAACGCCTTCTTTAAAACCAATTTCAGTGTCGATAGCAACGGCTTCCAGAATTACTATCGTGATTTGGCCAAGCGGGTGAAAACCAAAGAAATTGATTTGCTGATCGTCGTAGGAATGTTCCTCACCGGCTTTGATGCCCCTACGCTTAATACGCTGTTCGTCGATAAAAACCTGCGTTACCACGGTTTGATGCAAGCCTTTTCGCGCACCAACCGTATTTATGACGCCACCAAAACCTTCGGCAATATTGTTACATTCCGAGACCTAGAAAAGGCAACCGTGGATGCTATCACGCTGTTTGGCGATAAAAATACCAAAAACGTGGTGCTAGAAAAAAGCTACAAGGAATACATGGATGGCTTTACCGATGTAGTCACCGGTGAAGCGCGGCGCGGCTTTATGGATGTGGTGAGCGAGTTGGAACAGCGCTTTCCTGATCCGGCCGCCATTGAAAAAGAATCCGATAAAAAAGATTTTGCCAAACTTTTTGGCGAATACCTGCGCGTAGAGAATGTGCTGCAAAACTATGATGAGTTTGCCAGCTTGAAAGCCCTTCAAAACGTGGACATGAGCGACCCAGAAGCGGTCGAGGCGTTTAAAGCAGAACATTACTTAGATGATGAAAAACTGGCTGAGTTGCAGACTATACGCCTGCCAGCTGATCGAAAAATTCAGGATTACCGTTCTACTTACAACGACATCCGTGACTGGCAGCGTCGCCAAAAATCGGCAGAGGAAAAAGAAAAATCCACCATTGACTGGGATGACGTGGTGTTTGAGGTAGACCTGCTCAAGTCACTAGAGATCAACCTTGATTACATTCTGGAGCTAATTTTCGAGCACAACAAGAAAACTAAAAGCAAAGCCGACTTGGTTGACGAAGTGCGCCGGGTGATCCGTGCCAGCCTTGGCAACCGCGCTAAAGAAAGCCTAGTGGTGGACTTCATTAATCAAACCGACCTTGACCAGATTGGTGAGAAGGCCAGCGTGATCGAAGCCTTCTTTTCCTTCGCCCAAGTTGAACAACAGCGTGAGGCAGAAGAGCTGATAAATACTGAGAACCTGAATCACGAAGCCGCGAAGCGCTATATCACGACATCTCTTAAACGGGAGTATGCCAGCGACGCAGGAACAGAGCTCAATGCCATTCTGCCTAAGATGAGCCCGTTAAACCCGCAATACCTGACTAAAAAACAGAACGTGTTTCAAAAGATCGCTGCGTTTGTGGAGAAGTTTAAAGGTGTGGGCGGGAGAGTTTAA
- a CDS encoding DOPA 4,5-dioxygenase family protein, with protein MRHIKGWHAHVYFDASTLEQARNLCFALAETFPAIQMGRVHEKLVGPHPDWSCQLAFANELFSSVMGFLALNRHGLTVFIHPITGQDLIDHRDRAIWMGAIRPLTLENLPDFGVVYDLLSNQTL; from the coding sequence GCCCATGTGTATTTTGATGCATCCACTCTGGAGCAAGCCCGCAATCTGTGTTTTGCCCTGGCCGAGACATTTCCAGCCATTCAAATGGGTCGAGTACATGAAAAACTTGTCGGCCCACATCCAGACTGGAGCTGCCAGTTGGCCTTTGCCAATGAGCTGTTTTCCAGCGTGATGGGGTTTCTGGCCTTGAACCGCCACGGTCTTACAGTGTTTATTCACCCGATTACCGGACAAGACTTGATTGACCACCGCGACCGAGCCATCTGGATGGGTGCTATTCGTCCACTCACACTGGAGAATCTGCCGGATTTTGGTGTGGTTTACGACCTGTTATCAAACCAGACTCTCTGA